One Arcobacter sp. FWKO B genomic window, TATATAGTGCCTTTGTATTTCATATCCTACGGTTGGTAATGTATCAATAAAACCATAGATTTCACCTTTTCTTACCATTTCCAAACCAGTTTTTACATCTTTTACCTGAACAAGCTTATGATTTGGATATCTTTTTGAGTATATATCAAAAGGGGCATAACCTCTTACAACACCTAGCTTTTCTTCAGTAATAATACTTTCAATATCAGTTACAAATAATTTGTCCATTTTTGTCACTATTACTAAAGGATAAGAGATATATGGCTTTGTAAAATTCATATACTCCCTTCTTTGAGGTGTACTAACTGCAAGAGATAATATATCACATTCTCTATTTTTAGCTTTTTGAAGCGATTCATCCCAAGTAGTTGTTGGTATTACTTTTATAGGTATAGTTAATTTTTCAGCAAATAACTCAAAATAATCAGCAGCAAGTCCAATATGTCTCCCATTTTCAAGCTTTTCATAAGGCATCCACTCAGGATCAACACACATTGTTATTTGTTTTTTTTGTTTTAGATATGCAAAATGTTCATCTTTAAAAATAGTGTCATTTGACATAAGATTATCAAACAATACTGTTTTTACATCAAACCCTTTATCAATCCAACTTTCTAACTTCATATCGCTTACATATTTTTCTAATAATATTGGATCAATACTACCAATAGGATACACATTTGGCATTATAAGTTTTCTAATTTGATAAGCTTCAAACATTAGTGCATCAATAGATTTTGCTTGAGAATACTTGTCATAAATTAGTTGAGATATTTCAAGTGGATTTTCTAGTGCATACTTCCAGCCTAGATTTGTTGCTTCTATAAATTTTCTTATAATATCTTGATTTTCTAAAGCAAAACTTTTATTTGTAAATAAATTATGTTCAAATCCAAAAATACCATAATTTGTTGGATCTATTATATTATAAGAAATATTTTTTTGTTGAAGTAAATAAAGCTGATTAGAAACAAATGCTGTCATTGCATCTACTTCACCATTTACAAACTCATCTATACCAAAAGTGTGTGGTACGATATTAATATCTTTTTTTGTAATGGCAAACTTTCTTAAAAGTGTAGCTATAGCGGTATTTTCTAATTCAAAGCCACCAGCCATAATCTTACTACCTATTAAATCCAAAGGTGTGAGGATATCTTTATTTGTTACTAATACAAGTGCTGAACGCTTAAAATAATTTGCCAAAAGAACTAAGTTTGGATTTTTTGAACCTATCTCTATTAAGCTAGAACTATATATTCCAAAATCAATATTTCCAGATAATACATCTCCTACCACATCAATATTGTTATTATATTCTTTTAAAATTATATCAAGTCCAGCATCTTTATAAAAGCCTTTTTCAAGTGCAGTTATATATCCAGAAAATTCAAACTGATACTTCCAATTAAGCTGTAAGGTAATTGGCTTTTTATTATCAGATAATGCAAAGTTAAGAAAAAGTATTACCAATAAAAAGATTCTTAATAACATCTTACCCCTTTTTTATTTTGTATACTTTCTTTCGTACCGTTGCTTCATAGTAATATTACCTATCAAGCCACCTTGGTGTATATAAATTATTTGACTGTTTTCAAATTCATTTAGGTTTAATAATAAAGTATCAAAACCTACTGGATCATACAATAAGTCAAATTCTATCATAGTTTTTGCTTTTAATTCAACCCAAAGCTCATATAAGTTTTTATAAAGATTACCAAAATGATACTTTTTGGAAGTTTCTAAAATAATGGGATGTTTTGTTTCATCTTGATTTAATCCAAAAAACTCTTTTTTCAAATATGCACTATCACCTACACATGCACAAGTATATACAGGATACATTAAATATTCTTGCAAAAATAATGCCGTAGTACCAGTACCACTTGGTAAAAATATTTTAAAGTCTTTATTTTTTTGTGTTGATATCCAACTATTTATCTCTTCAGCCAAAATTTTGATTCCATATTTTGACTCTTGAGCATACCCCCCTTCAGGAATATACAAAACTTCATTAGTTGTTTTTAATTCTGGTCTTGAAGTGCCATTTAGATTTATAATTTTTGCACCATTTGCTAAAGATGCTTTATAATTACCACTTGGATTTTCAAGCAAATAAGATGATATATGGTCACAATAATATTCAAACTCCCACCCCTTTAGTCTAGATAATACGCTCATAGAATACATAGCATTTGACTGGTTTGAGCCATAACTTACAAGTTTTTTTATATGTGGAAATTCATTTGCTAAGTAATAGTAAAATTTTCTAGCCTTATTACCACTAAAGTCTTCATTTATCAAATCATCCCGTTTTAGAAAAATATCTAAATCACGAAATGTAATCTTTTGAATTGGTGTGTTTAGTTTAATTGAATTCATAGTATAATCTTATCTAAAATCTAATATCTAAAAGCTAAAAGGTATGTATAATGTGTCGCAAAGCGACTCAATACTTTTTAGATTTTAGATTTTAGATATTACTTAAACAAGGTTTTTTATGGATTTATTAGCATACATAGATAGAGGTGGAGCAATTGCATACTTTTTGCTCATTTTAAATATTATTGGATTTAGTGTAATCATTTGGAAAGCTATAGTTTTATATATCTCAAAATCAAATACAAAAGCTTTGGCTTTGGATATTTTAGATACATTAAAGACATCAAGTCAAGAGCCAACTATACAAAATATTGAATCAAAAATAAATACAAAAATACAAAAAATAGAGTTTGGATTAAATAGTATAAAAATTATAGCTACTATTTCTCCTCTAATAGGACTTTTAGGGACTGTTATTGGTATTTTAGCTGCATTTGATGCAATAAGTGTTGCTGGACTTGGAGATCCTAGTATATTTTCAAGTGGTATTTCAGTTGCTCTTATTACTACAATTACTGGTCTTATAGTTGCTATTCCTCATTATATAGCTTACAACTATTTTATAGGTGTTTTAGATAGTATTGAAATACACCTAAAAGAAGAGATTTTAGCTAGAATATAATATGAAAAGAAGAGAACCTATAAATCCAGATATTACACCACTTGTTGATGTGGTGTTTATATTACTGATATTTTTTATTGTTAGTACTGTATTTAAAAAGGATGAATTAGCCCTAATGCTAGATCTTCCAAGTGCAACAGAATCTACAACAAAAGTAGAACAAAACCAGATATTTTTAGAACTAGGTATTAATGATATAGCCTTTAGAGGTCAAAAAACAGATTTTGAGTCTTTAAAAAATGACCTGGCACTAATACAAGACAAATCTCAACCTACTATTTTGAGAATAGATAAAGATGTACCATATGAAAGAGTAGTTAAAGTATTAGATATATTACAATCTATGGAGTTTTATAATCTTGCTCTTGTAACAAGTGATTAAAACTCCAAAATTTCACCATTAAATCTAAATTTTACAACTTGTCCAAGATATAATGTATCATCAAAACTATGACACAATAACTCTTTGTCATATGCTTTTAATACTATTTCATAAAAACTACCATAAAAAACAATATCTTGTATAATCCCTTCCATATCACCATCATTACATATTTCTATATGCTCTGGTCTTATATATCTACCATCATCTATTTTTGTCATCTTGCCCAAAAAGTTGGCAGTATATAAATCAGCTGGATGGTGATATATATCTTTTGCAGTTCCCACTTGAAGTATATCACCACCGTGCATAATAGCAATCCTATCAGAGAGATAAAAAGCATCTTCTTTATCATGGGTAATAAAAAGTGCAGTAATCCCAAAAGATTTAATCATCTCTTTAAGCTCAGCTCTTAAAAGTCCACGAAGTTCTGTATCTATATTACTAAGTGGTTCATCAA contains:
- a CDS encoding ABC transporter substrate-binding protein, encoding MLLRIFLLVILFLNFALSDNKKPITLQLNWKYQFEFSGYITALEKGFYKDAGLDIILKEYNNNIDVVGDVLSGNIDFGIYSSSLIEIGSKNPNLVLLANYFKRSALVLVTNKDILTPLDLIGSKIMAGGFELENTAIATLLRKFAITKKDINIVPHTFGIDEFVNGEVDAMTAFVSNQLYLLQQKNISYNIIDPTNYGIFGFEHNLFTNKSFALENQDIIRKFIEATNLGWKYALENPLEISQLIYDKYSQAKSIDALMFEAYQIRKLIMPNVYPIGSIDPILLEKYVSDMKLESWIDKGFDVKTVLFDNLMSNDTIFKDEHFAYLKQKKQITMCVDPEWMPYEKLENGRHIGLAADYFELFAEKLTIPIKVIPTTTWDESLQKAKNRECDILSLAVSTPQRREYMNFTKPYISYPLVIVTKMDKLFVTDIESIITEEKLGVVRGYAPFDIYSKRYPNHKLVQVKDVKTGLEMVRKGEIYGFIDTLPTVGYEIQRHYIGELKIAGKFDDLWQMGIGVRNDDMILLEIFNKLVDSVSNDDIQTISNKWFAVIYEETVDYKNFWQILSIITFIVLLLLYRQMQLKKYNDALNKKQIELQRAKEEVENSLKTFQTLIDSTMEAIFLFENRYCVDVNIVAVNKLGYSSKQEIIGKTISDLVSPESLEIVKQYFANDMVEPYEIDVLKKDSTTFPAIVQGRFLELGGKKLRISTALDLTEIKRRDKLLFQQSKMAAMGEMIGNIAHQWRQPLSVISTVATGMKFQLEYGVFEPKEAIKDLDNLNDATQYLSKTIDDFRNFFKNNKFKVEFNISEVIQNDINLLQSSFRNSFINIDLNLDDTLYIYGYKNELTQAILNILNNAKDAILQNEIDEDDRIIIVKTYKKQNFAIIDISDSAGGVPESIIDKIFEPYFTTKHQSQGTGIGLYMTYEIIVKNFGGQILVHNKEFEHNDKKYYGARFKLILPMGNK
- a CDS encoding 1-aminocyclopropane-1-carboxylate deaminase/D-cysteine desulfhydrase — translated: MNSIKLNTPIQKITFRDLDIFLKRDDLINEDFSGNKARKFYYYLANEFPHIKKLVSYGSNQSNAMYSMSVLSRLKGWEFEYYCDHISSYLLENPSGNYKASLANGAKIINLNGTSRPELKTTNEVLYIPEGGYAQESKYGIKILAEEINSWISTQKNKDFKIFLPSGTGTTALFLQEYLMYPVYTCACVGDSAYLKKEFFGLNQDETKHPIILETSKKYHFGNLYKNLYELWVELKAKTMIEFDLLYDPVGFDTLLLNLNEFENSQIIYIHQGGLIGNITMKQRYERKYTK
- a CDS encoding MotA/TolQ/ExbB proton channel family protein, which translates into the protein MDLLAYIDRGGAIAYFLLILNIIGFSVIIWKAIVLYISKSNTKALALDILDTLKTSSQEPTIQNIESKINTKIQKIEFGLNSIKIIATISPLIGLLGTVIGILAAFDAISVAGLGDPSIFSSGISVALITTITGLIVAIPHYIAYNYFIGVLDSIEIHLKEEILARI
- a CDS encoding ExbD/TolR family protein, whose product is MKRREPINPDITPLVDVVFILLIFFIVSTVFKKDELALMLDLPSATESTTKVEQNQIFLELGINDIAFRGQKTDFESLKNDLALIQDKSQPTILRIDKDVPYERVVKVLDILQSMEFYNLALVTSD